A DNA window from Pleurodeles waltl isolate 20211129_DDA chromosome 12, aPleWal1.hap1.20221129, whole genome shotgun sequence contains the following coding sequences:
- the LOC138267202 gene encoding extracellular calcium-sensing receptor-like, giving the protein MVFAVEEINRDPDILPNITFGFRIYDSCLTRQRAVEGTFWALTGSWRLVPNYRCHRNRDIAGMVGDGGSSCSIAIARVLGLYRLPQISYFSSSPLLSDRNQFPSFFRTIPSDDFQSRGLAQMLIHFGWTWVGLVAEDNDYGQQGIQILHEELIKAGGCVAFSERIIISRADKNAFHIVSKIKHSSAIAIVLFASDPGLAPVLDEIVRQKVIGKIWIASESWSTSLLISAEKYSEILTGTIGFAIHKREMPRFKEHLSIAHPSRLPNDALIRVFWENMFGCTWSKENSIDSLKNETYQCTGTEKLDDLKTSYYDADNLGGAYNVYNAVYAIVLALQNLTSCKHRQGPFHQGSCTDIMKFQPWQRLKSLLVEAKNKVTSQQLLVFEAYPDQFHTLLHYVKNVRFHNKFGDKIFFDKNGNIPAQYDIVNWQPGSTGTLKYVKVGSYDSSAAQEKNLFINVTAIRWAAGVPQVPVSLCSPRCPTGFRKVAKEGEPICCFHCVPCPQGEISNHTDSVECSKCPWDSWPNTYKDHCTPKEIEFLSYSEPLGVVLTTICIFSSIITFVILGIFIHYRNTPIVKANNRSLSFLLLLSLSLCFLCALAFIGYPTPEKCLLRQVAFGIAFALCVSCILAKTILVIIAFNATKPNVDLARWIGPQLSYTVIGACTTIQALLCASWLILLPPFSDYNVIAQPGIMIVECNEGSPIAFWCMLGYLGLLASISFVVAFLARQLPDSFNEAQFITFSMLAFLSVWLSFVPAYFSTKGKYMVAMEIFAILSSSVALVSCIFFPKCYIILLRPECNSKQRLMGRK; this is encoded by the exons ATGGTGTTTGCTGTTGAAGAGATAAATAGAGACCCTGACATCTTGCCCAATATTACCTTTGGCTTCCGTATCTATGACTCCTGCTTAACAAGACAAAGGGCTGTGGAGGGAACATTCTGGGCACTCACAGGGTCATGGAGGTTGGTTCCAAACTACAGGTGTCATCGGAATCGTGACATTGCAGGAATGGTTGGAGATGGAGGATCATCGTGTTCCATCGCCATAGCCCGGGTCTTGGGTCTTTACAGGCTCCCCCAG ATCAGTTACTTCTCATCCAGTCCCCTACTGAGTGACCGGAACCAGTTCCCTTCCTTTTTCCGAACCATCCCCAGTGACGACTTTCAGTCGCGTGGGTTGGCACAGATGCTGATACACTTTGGTTGGACATGGGTAGGCCTGGTTGCTGAAGACAATGACTATGGCCAACAGGGTATTCAAATATTACATGAAGAACTCATCAAGGCTGGTGGTTGTGTTGCCTTTTCTGAGCGCATTATCATAAGCAGGGCTGACAAGAATGCTTTTCACATTGTTAGTAAGATTAAGCACTCCTCAGCCATTGCCATAGTTTTATTTGCCAGTGACCCTGGTCTGGCCCCTGTTCTCGATGAAATCGTCAGACAGAAAGTGATTGGTAAGATTTGGATTGCAAGTGAATCATGGTCGACATCACTTCTGATATCTGCAGAGAAGTATTCTGAAATCCTCACTGGTACTATTGGGTTTGCAATTCATAAAAGGGAGATGCCAAGATTTAAAGAGCACCTCAGCATTGCGCACCCTTCACGATTACCAAATGATGCCCTTATTAGAGTTTTTTGGGAAAACATGTTTGGGTGCACATGGTCAAAGGAGAACAGCATTGACTCATTGAAAAATGAAACTTACCAATGCACAGGAACAGAGAAACTAGATGATCTTAAGACTAGTTACTATGATGCTGATAACCTAGGAGGTGCATACAATGTCTACAATGCTGTCTATGCCATTGTGTTGGCTTTACAGAACCTTACATCCTGCAAGCACCGGCAGGGTCCTTTCCATCAGGGGAGTTGTACAGACATCATGAAATTCCAGCCATGGCAG CGCTTGAAGTCTCTGCTGGTGGAAGCAAAAAACAAAGTAACTTCTCAACAGTTATTAGTGTTTGAAGCCTATCCCGACCAATTTCACACA CTTCTCCATTATGTCAAGAATGTTCGCTTTCATAATAAATTTGGAGACAAGATATTTTTTGATAAGAATGGTAACATCCCGGCCCAGTATGATATTGTAAACTGGCAACCAGGCTCAACGGGTACGCTCAAGTATGTGAAAGTGGGCAGCTATGACTCTAGTGCTGCTCAGGAAAAAAACCTTTTCATCAATGTCACAGCCATCCGGTGGGCTGCAGGAGTCCCACAG gtcccagtctctttGTGCAGCCCCAGGTGTCCCACTGGATTCAGGAAAGTGGCTAAAGAAGGAGAGCCCATCTGCTGCTTTCATTGTGTCCCCTGTCCTCAAGGGGAGATTTCCAATCATACTG ACTCTGTTGAGTGCTCAAAATGCCCTTGGGATTCTTGGCCGAATACATACAAGGACCACTGTACTCCTAAGGAGATCGAATTCCTCTCATATTCTGAACCTTTAGGAGTAGTCTTGACAACGATCTGCATTTTTTCCTCAATCATCACTTTTGTGATTTTAGGAATCTTCATCCATTACAGAAACACCCCTATTGTGAAGGCTAACAACCGCTCCCTCAGCTTCCTCTTACTCCTTTCCCTTTCCTTGTGCTTTCTCTGCGCATTGGCTTTCATTGGCTACCCCACTCCAGAGAAATGCCTCCTCCGTCAAGTTGCCTTTGGCATCGCTTTTGCTCTTTGTGTCTCCTGCATCTTGGCCAAAACAATCCTGGTGATCATCGCCTTCAACGCTACCAAACCCAACGTAGACTTAGCACGATGGATCGGGCCCCAGCTTTCTTATACCGTCATTGGTGCCTGCACAACCATTCAGGCGCTTCTATGTGCCTCATGGCTGATTCTTTTACCCCCTTTCTCTGACTACAATGTCATCGCTCAGCCAGGAATAATGATAGTAGAATGTAATGAGGGATCACCAATCGCTTTCTGGTGCATGCTAGGATACCTTGGGCTTCTGGCCTCTATCAGTTTTGTGGTGGCCTTTCTGGCCAGACAACTGCCTGACAGCTTCAACGAAGCACAATTCATCACCTTCAGCATGCTCGCCTTCCTCAGCGTTTGGCTCTCATTTGTTCCAGCCTACTTCAGCACTAAGGGCAAATATATGGTGGCCATGGAGATTTTTGCCATTCTGTCTTCATCAGTAGCATTAGTCTCATgcatatttttccccaagtgttacATCATCCTTTTAAGACCAGAATGTAACTCAAAGCAGCGTCTGATGGGCAGAAAATAG